One window from the genome of Elaeis guineensis isolate ETL-2024a chromosome 5, EG11, whole genome shotgun sequence encodes:
- the LOC105036712 gene encoding UPF0496 protein 1: protein MGGCLRSKPAVHGMDDTDDNTEQRYISELNAYYEEACRLDPKIQTFNLTLQRRTSRVLSSLAGDAAALRSLSFNSLREATDGLLAVNHDAFAVVLDLKDDISSNPDLLFFVKEFFKNSVETLKFFAALKQCLHRAHEAESIVNSAVQLFDGKEFSKSLEKLRDFRALGDPFTSSFIDELRSVCEHQRSTLVSLHGKKEEIDKKLGCVKAWRKVWSVAYAATFAAVLICSVVLAAVAAPPAATAAAAAASTAMGSIGAWFDALWENCEGVLEGEVEVIGMVRKETFFAIQELDGMRVAVEKLEAMVGSMARETEFGMREEEEEEVAVRVAVEGMRKKLGEFGRSLLELENEVDRCSGEVGKASAAVLQTITGGSEGSSG, encoded by the coding sequence ATGGGAGGATGCCTTCGCTCTAAGCCGGCCGTTCATGGCATGGACGACACCGACGACAACACCGAACAGCGGTACATCTCCGAGCTGAACGCCTACTACGAGGAGGCCTGCCGGCTCGACCCCAAGATCCAAACCTTCAACCTGACCCTCCAGCGCCGGACCAGCCGCGTCCTCTCCTCCCTCGCGGGCGACGCCGCAGCCCTCCGCTCCCTCTCCTTCAACTCCCTCAGAGAAGCCACTGACGGCCTCCTCGCCGTCAACCACGACGCCTTTGCTGTCGTCCTCGACCTCAAGGATGACATCTCCTCCAACCCCGATCTCCTCTTCTTCGTCAAAGAATTCTTCAAGAACAGCGTCGAGACCCTCAAGTTCTTCGCCGCCCTCAAACAATGCCTCCACAGAGCTCATGAAGCCGAATCCATCGTCAACTCCGCCGTACAACTCTTCGATGGGAAGGAATTCTCCAAATCTTTAGAGAAGTTGAGAGATTTCAGAGCTTTAGGGGATCCCTTCACGTCGAGCTTCATCGACGAGCTCCGATCGGTGTGCGAGCACCAGCGGTCGACGTTGGTTTCATTGCACGGCAAGAAGGAAGAGATCGACAAGAAGCTCGGCTGCGTCAAGGCGTGGAGGAAGGTGTGGAGCGTGGCGTACGCGGCGACGTTCGCGGCGGTGCTGATTTGCTCGGTGGTGCTGGCGGCCGTGGCGGCGCCGCCTGCAGCGACGGCGGCTGCCGCGGCGGCCTCGACGGCGATGGGGTCGATTGGGGCGTGGTTCGATGCGCTGTGGGAGAACTGTGAGGGGGTGTTGGAAGGGGAGGTTGAGGTTATTGGGATGGTGAGGAAGGAGACGTTCTTTGCGATACAAGAGCTGGATGGAATGAGGGTGGCGGTGGAGAAGCTGGAGGCAATGGTGGGGTCGATGGCGAGGGAGACGGAGTTCGGGatgagggaggaggaggaggaggaggtggcggTGAGGGTGGCGGTGGAGGGGATGAGGAAGAAGTTGGGGGAATTTGGGAGGAGTCTTCTGGAGTTGGAGAATGAAGTGGATAGATGCAGCGGGGAAGTGGGGAAGGCGTCGGCAGCCGTGTTGCAGACTATTACTGGAGGATCAGAAGGTTCGTCGGGGTAG